The proteins below come from a single Bacteroidales bacterium genomic window:
- a CDS encoding pyrimidine/purine nucleoside phosphorylase — MFKTNEYFEGKVKSIAFKTEERNATIGVMAKGEYEFGTSTVEYMTVTSGIMHVMLPEETEWKTYKEFETFRVEKDVKFKVKVTGDTSYKCVYK, encoded by the coding sequence ATGTTCAAAACAAACGAATATTTTGAAGGCAAAGTTAAGTCTATTGCTTTTAAAACAGAAGAAAGAAATGCAACCATAGGAGTAATGGCAAAAGGCGAATATGAATTCGGAACTTCAACTGTTGAGTATATGACAGTAACATCCGGAATTATGCATGTAATGCTTCCCGAAGAAACAGAATGGAAAACCTACAAAGAATTTGAAACTTTCAGGGTTGAAAAAGACGTAAAATTCAAAGTGAAAGTTACCGGAGATACTTCTTATAAATGTGTTTATAAATAG
- a CDS encoding LysR family transcriptional regulator, whose translation MAGSKGSKYFNVFLNYKFWLNTKTGDEILDKSMLQIFKDIEKEGSIQAAADKNNVSYRKVWGDIKKAEEILNFSIVEKKRGGKDGGATTLTTDGKNMLSAFAELEKEFNKTIYKTAKKFFHSLND comes from the coding sequence ATGGCCGGATCAAAAGGTTCAAAATATTTTAATGTATTTCTAAACTACAAATTTTGGTTAAATACAAAAACAGGTGATGAGATACTGGACAAAAGCATGTTGCAAATATTTAAAGATATTGAAAAAGAAGGCTCAATACAAGCAGCTGCGGATAAAAACAATGTAAGTTACAGAAAAGTCTGGGGTGACATTAAAAAAGCCGAAGAAATTTTAAATTTCTCAATAGTTGAAAAAAAACGAGGCGGAAAAGACGGCGGAGCAACAACACTAACAACTGACGGAAAGAATATGCTTTCTGCATTTGCCGAACTTGAAAAAGAGTTTAATAAAACAATTTATAAAACAGCAAAGAAGTTTTTTCACAGTTTAAATGATTGA
- a CDS encoding molybdopterin molybdotransferase MoeA gives MIKFEEAYEIVKKSAIILNTEYVPFSKSTNRILAEDVRSDIEMPPFDKSAVDGFACKKEDLDMQLEIIESVQAGQTPLKIIKKGQCSQIMTGAPVPEGADTIVMVEHTEVNINKVTVLRKGHKTNISFKAEDVKEGQIVLQKGILIKPQHIAIFASVGYTNIHVYKKPKVGIISTGDELVEPHEKPGISKIRNSNGHQLMHQVANIGAKPAYYGIAKDTFEDTFNIVTKALSENDVILLTGGVSVGEFDFVPDVLIKAGINILFDSIAVTPGKPTTFGVADKKFCFGLPGNPVSSFVQFELLVKPFLFNMMGNKFNPPEICLPMAVDYTRKRTSRRAYIPVNIEKGQIKPVEYHGSGHIHALSFADGIIAVPVGIDTLKKGEIVDVRQI, from the coding sequence ATGATAAAATTTGAAGAAGCATACGAAATAGTTAAAAAATCTGCAATAATATTAAATACAGAATATGTCCCTTTCTCAAAATCGACAAATCGTATTTTAGCAGAAGATGTAAGATCGGATATTGAAATGCCTCCTTTCGATAAATCTGCTGTTGACGGTTTTGCTTGTAAAAAGGAAGACCTTGATATGCAATTAGAGATAATTGAATCGGTGCAAGCAGGCCAAACTCCTCTAAAAATAATTAAAAAAGGGCAATGCTCACAAATAATGACAGGTGCGCCGGTTCCGGAAGGTGCAGATACAATTGTAATGGTAGAACATACCGAAGTTAATATTAATAAGGTAACTGTATTAAGAAAAGGACACAAAACAAATATAAGTTTCAAAGCAGAAGATGTAAAAGAAGGACAAATTGTATTACAAAAAGGGATTTTAATAAAACCTCAACATATAGCTATTTTTGCATCAGTTGGTTATACAAATATTCATGTTTATAAAAAGCCAAAAGTCGGTATAATTTCAACCGGAGATGAATTGGTAGAACCACATGAAAAACCCGGAATCTCAAAAATAAGAAACAGCAACGGACATCAACTGATGCATCAGGTTGCAAACATAGGAGCAAAACCTGCTTATTACGGTATTGCAAAAGATACTTTTGAAGATACTTTTAATATTGTTACAAAAGCACTTTCAGAAAATGATGTTATTCTTCTAACCGGAGGTGTTTCTGTAGGTGAATTTGATTTTGTTCCGGATGTTTTAATCAAAGCCGGTATTAATATTCTGTTCGACAGCATTGCTGTAACACCCGGAAAACCAACAACCTTTGGTGTAGCTGATAAAAAATTCTGTTTTGGATTACCCGGCAATCCGGTTTCTTCATTTGTTCAATTTGAATTGTTGGTAAAACCGTTTTTATTCAACATGATGGGTAATAAATTTAATCCGCCTGAAATTTGTTTACCTATGGCTGTTGATTATACAAGAAAAAGAACCTCTCGACGAGCTTATATACCGGTCAATATTGAAAAGGGACAAATAAAACCTGTTGAGTATCACGGCTCCGGACACATTCATGCACTTTCATTTGCAGACGGAATAATTGCAGTACCAGTTGGTATTGATACATTAAAAAAAGGAGAAATTGTTGATGTACGACAAATTTAA
- a CDS encoding radical SAM protein yields the protein MYDKFNRKINYLRVSVTDRCNLRCTYCMPAEGVELMHHTDILRFHEIVETIEYAVSQGVDKVRITGGEPLVRKGITDLVAMISKIKGIKDFGMTTNGVLLDKYAQPLADAGLHRVNISLDTMNPEKYHQITRLGDINQVFKGIEAAKKAGLTPIKINCVISETSKEPDTVEVAEFCKKNDLQIRYIKEMNLETGSFSTVQGGTGGNCSICNRLRLTAKGDILPCLFSDAKYNIRELGIKKAFKKALVRKPKNGHIAKESKFYNVGG from the coding sequence ATGTACGACAAATTTAACAGAAAAATAAATTATTTAAGAGTTTCTGTAACTGACAGATGTAATTTAAGATGTACTTATTGCATGCCTGCTGAAGGTGTGGAATTAATGCATCATACAGACATATTGAGATTTCATGAGATTGTTGAAACTATTGAATATGCAGTAAGTCAAGGTGTTGATAAAGTGAGGATTACCGGAGGAGAACCGCTTGTAAGAAAAGGTATCACAGATTTGGTTGCCATGATTTCTAAAATAAAAGGCATTAAAGATTTCGGTATGACAACAAACGGAGTCCTGCTGGATAAATATGCACAACCCTTGGCAGATGCCGGCTTGCACAGAGTTAATATCAGTTTGGATACCATGAATCCTGAAAAATATCATCAAATAACAAGACTCGGAGATATAAACCAAGTTTTCAAAGGAATTGAAGCTGCAAAAAAAGCCGGTTTAACTCCCATAAAAATTAATTGTGTGATTTCAGAAACATCAAAGGAACCCGATACTGTTGAAGTTGCTGAATTCTGCAAAAAGAATGACTTGCAGATTCGATATATTAAAGAAATGAATCTTGAAACCGGAAGTTTTTCAACAGTTCAGGGCGGAACAGGTGGAAATTGCAGTATTTGTAATCGCTTAAGACTTACTGCTAAAGGTGATATTTTGCCTTGTTTGTTCAGTGATGCAAAATATAATATCAGGGAATTAGGAATTAAAAAAGCCTTTAAAAAAGCACTTGTAAGAAAACCTAAAAACGGACATATTGCAAAGGAATCGAAATTTTATAATGTCGGAGGGTAA
- the moaC gene encoding cyclic pyranopterin monophosphate synthase MoaC, giving the protein MTTIKKLSHTDATGKANMVDVGNKPFQKRTAIAKGHIKISKEAINLIKENSNKKGDVLTIAEIAGIQGGKRTPELIPLCHPLQITKIDVKAKLDDTGVEVTAETRCIGQTGIEMEALTAVSVALLTVYDMCKAVDKNMVIEEVILLKKTKEGIM; this is encoded by the coding sequence ATGACAACAATAAAAAAATTAAGTCATACAGATGCAACAGGAAAAGCAAATATGGTTGATGTAGGTAATAAACCGTTTCAAAAAAGAACCGCAATTGCAAAAGGCCATATTAAAATTTCCAAAGAAGCAATAAATCTTATCAAAGAAAACTCCAATAAAAAGGGCGATGTTCTTACTATAGCTGAAATTGCAGGAATACAAGGCGGAAAAAGAACCCCGGAATTGATCCCTTTGTGCCATCCCTTACAAATAACAAAAATTGATGTAAAAGCAAAACTTGACGATACAGGTGTTGAAGTTACTGCCGAAACAAGATGCATCGGACAAACAGGCATTGAAATGGAAGCTCTGACAGCTGTTTCAGTTGCTTTATTAACAGTTTACGACATGTGCAAAGCCGTTGACAAAAATATGGTGATTGAAGAAGTAATTTTATTGAAAAAAACGAAAGAAGGTATTATGTAA
- a CDS encoding MOSC domain-containing protein, producing the protein MNNIKILSVNLAKERGIKHPVKEIELLKNGIKGDVHRASENRQVSIIDTDHIDLFKKLTDARDIKYGEFAENITVSGIGNTQIIPFDKFKIGDAELEVTQIGKPFHDKFREIGNYVMPRVGIFCRVSKTGIIKAGDTMQYIPKTFKALVITLSDRASKGVYKDKSGPAVYIQLTDFFEKKELPFNIDSKIISDDEAILKELINNAVSEKYDVIITTGGTGIGKRDITVETIRPMLDKEIPGIMEHIRIKYGSIKPNALLSRGIAGTIDDSLVYTLPGSVKAVNEYMTEITKTLYHLFFMLRGVDVH; encoded by the coding sequence ATGAACAACATAAAAATACTTTCCGTAAACCTCGCAAAAGAAAGAGGTATAAAACATCCCGTAAAAGAAATTGAACTTTTAAAAAACGGCATAAAGGGAGATGTTCACAGAGCATCCGAAAATCGTCAAGTCAGCATTATTGATACCGACCATATTGATCTATTCAAAAAACTGACAGATGCACGAGATATCAAATACGGTGAATTTGCAGAAAACATTACCGTGTCCGGAATAGGTAATACTCAAATAATTCCATTTGATAAATTCAAAATCGGTGATGCTGAATTGGAAGTTACTCAAATCGGTAAACCTTTTCATGATAAATTCCGAGAAATCGGGAACTATGTTATGCCTCGTGTCGGTATTTTTTGCAGAGTAAGCAAAACCGGAATAATTAAAGCCGGTGATACTATGCAATACATCCCAAAAACATTTAAAGCTCTTGTTATAACATTAAGTGATCGAGCAAGTAAAGGCGTGTATAAGGACAAAAGCGGTCCTGCCGTTTATATTCAACTGACTGACTTTTTTGAAAAGAAAGAATTACCTTTCAATATCGATTCAAAAATAATCTCGGATGATGAAGCAATACTTAAAGAATTAATAAACAATGCTGTATCCGAAAAATATGATGTCATCATAACAACCGGCGGAACAGGCATAGGAAAAAGAGATATTACGGTTGAAACCATCCGTCCCATGCTTGACAAAGAAATACCCGGAATAATGGAACACATTCGAATAAAATACGGTTCAATAAAACCAAACGCACTGCTCAGTAGAGGTATTGCCGGCACAATAGATGACAGTTTAGTCTATACATTACCCGGAAGTGTAAAAGCCGTCAACGAATACATGACGGAAATTACAAAAACTTTGTATCATTTATTTTTTATGTTGCGGGGGGTTGATGTGCATTAA
- a CDS encoding energy transducer TonB, whose protein sequence is MNKIKLLFITFTFLFSINLLAQTERKKKTKYKDEFKEKYYVLKKNRKIKDGLYVLTFKKDTIAVGIYTNNNKDSIWDYYNSIGELELKYDYNGNKIVYWDKNIKTDVFEWYNSYHKDSPHFVVPYDFSHPIDSIKNNKKYKVYASDDTLQLVLDQPPLFFEGTFKLQLELFSVFQKIDIGLRDNTRSLISFKIDKKGNAFGFNIDLSSGKNFEKQFVELLKEKELKWIPGILNGEPVVCEFIIPISIVFEVNKHGWYRNTVILNDFSLYEFLYSGKDNTWEKSKMGPIDYTILF, encoded by the coding sequence ATGAATAAAATAAAATTATTATTTATAACTTTTACTTTTTTATTTAGTATAAACTTACTTGCTCAAACAGAAAGAAAAAAGAAAACAAAATATAAAGATGAATTTAAAGAAAAATATTATGTTTTAAAGAAAAATAGAAAAATTAAGGATGGACTATATGTTTTGACTTTTAAAAAAGATACGATAGCAGTTGGTATATATACAAACAACAATAAAGATAGTATATGGGATTATTATAATTCTATTGGTGAACTGGAATTAAAATATGATTATAATGGTAATAAGATTGTCTATTGGGATAAAAATATAAAAACTGATGTTTTTGAGTGGTATAATTCATACCATAAAGATTCTCCTCATTTTGTTGTTCCGTATGATTTTTCTCATCCTATTGATAGTATCAAGAATAATAAGAAATATAAAGTTTATGCAAGTGATGATACTTTACAATTAGTATTAGACCAACCTCCTCTTTTTTTCGAAGGAACTTTTAAGTTACAATTAGAGTTGTTTTCTGTTTTCCAAAAAATTGATATTGGATTAAGAGATAATACACGAAGTTTAATAAGTTTTAAAATTGATAAAAAAGGAAATGCATTTGGTTTTAATATTGATTTATCATCAGGCAAAAACTTTGAAAAACAGTTTGTTGAATTGCTAAAAGAAAAGGAACTTAAATGGATTCCCGGAATTTTAAATGGAGAACCTGTTGTTTGTGAATTTATAATTCCAATTTCAATTGTATTTGAAGTCAACAAACATGGTTGGTATCGAAATACCGTAATATTAAATGATTTTTCATTATATGAATTTCTTTATTCCGGAAAAGATAATACATGGGAAAAGTCAAAAATGGGACCAATTGATTATACTATATTATTTTAA
- a CDS encoding cyclic 2,3-diphosphoglycerate synthase, translating to MAKKNVIIIGAAGRDFHNFNTYYRGNEDYNVVAFTAAQIPDIDGRKYPAELAGNLYPDGIPIYAEEELTKLIKENNIDDCVFSYSDVTYMKVMAMSAIVNAAGANFNLLGPDDTMVKSKKPVISVVATRTGCGKSQTSRKVIEYLMDMGLKVIAIRHPMPYGDLVAQKVQRFAVVEDLKKHKCTIEEMEEYEPHVVRGNVIYAGVDYEAIVRAAEEDPNGCDVILWDGGNNDFSFYKPDLTITVADPHRPGDELSYYPGEVNLRLADAIVINKMDSASPEGIQTVRESIQKVNPNAMVIDGASPLKVENYEAIKGKRVLVVEDGPTLTHGGMKLGAGTVAAMKFGAAEIIDPRPFVVGKLAETFEIYPNIGALMPAMGYSDQQLKDLEKSINNTDCDVVIIGTPIDLTRIVNIKKPTARVFYDLQEIGKPDLDGILTDFVKKHNLK from the coding sequence ATGGCAAAGAAAAATGTAATTATTATCGGAGCAGCCGGTCGTGATTTTCACAACTTTAACACTTATTATCGCGGCAATGAAGATTATAATGTCGTAGCATTTACTGCTGCTCAAATTCCTGATATTGACGGAAGAAAATATCCCGCAGAACTCGCAGGAAACTTATATCCTGACGGAATTCCTATTTATGCGGAAGAAGAACTTACGAAATTGATAAAAGAGAATAATATTGATGATTGTGTATTTTCATACAGTGATGTAACTTATATGAAAGTAATGGCAATGAGTGCAATCGTTAACGCAGCCGGAGCAAATTTCAATTTGTTGGGACCTGATGATACAATGGTGAAAAGCAAAAAACCGGTTATTTCAGTTGTTGCAACAAGAACAGGTTGCGGTAAAAGCCAAACTTCTCGTAAAGTTATCGAATATCTTATGGATATGGGACTCAAAGTGATAGCTATTCGTCACCCTATGCCTTACGGTGATTTGGTTGCTCAAAAAGTTCAACGTTTTGCTGTTGTTGAAGATTTGAAAAAACATAAATGCACCATTGAGGAAATGGAAGAATATGAACCGCATGTTGTTCGCGGAAATGTTATTTATGCAGGTGTTGATTATGAAGCAATCGTAAGAGCTGCAGAAGAAGATCCCAATGGATGTGATGTAATTTTATGGGACGGCGGAAATAATGACTTCTCATTCTATAAACCTGATCTTACTATTACAGTTGCTGATCCGCACAGACCGGGAGATGAATTATCATATTATCCCGGAGAAGTAAATTTGAGACTTGCTGATGCTATCGTAATAAATAAAATGGATTCGGCATCACCCGAAGGTATCCAAACAGTCAGAGAAAGCATTCAAAAAGTAAATCCGAATGCTATGGTTATTGACGGTGCTTCTCCTTTAAAAGTCGAAAATTATGAAGCTATTAAAGGAAAAAGAGTATTGGTTGTTGAAGACGGACCTACATTAACACACGGTGGAATGAAGCTTGGAGCAGGAACTGTTGCAGCTATGAAATTTGGCGCTGCTGAGATTATCGACCCAAGACCTTTTGTCGTAGGAAAATTAGCTGAAACTTTTGAGATTTATCCTAATATCGGTGCATTAATGCCGGCAATGGGTTACAGTGATCAACAATTAAAAGATCTTGAAAAATCAATAAATAATACCGATTGTGATGTTGTGATTATCGGTACACCGATTGATTTAACAAGAATTGTTAATATTAAAAAACCGACTGCCAGAGTATTTTATGATCTTCAAGAAATCGGAAAACCTGATTTAGACGGCATATTAACTGATTTTGTTAAAAAACATAACTTGAAATAA
- the hypA gene encoding hydrogenase maturation nickel metallochaperone HypA, whose protein sequence is MHEMSIVASIVDIAENEAKKANAEKITEIELDIGTVSGIELDALNFAFDCIKPKTMLKDAEIKINIIKAKSVCEDCKHEFETENVYTLCPECDSYKTNILQGREMKVKSILVD, encoded by the coding sequence ATGCATGAAATGTCAATTGTAGCAAGTATTGTTGATATTGCAGAAAATGAAGCAAAAAAAGCTAATGCTGAAAAAATTACGGAAATTGAACTGGATATCGGAACTGTTTCAGGTATTGAGTTGGATGCATTAAACTTTGCATTTGACTGTATAAAACCTAAAACAATGCTGAAAGATGCTGAAATAAAAATTAATATTATAAAAGCAAAATCAGTTTGTGAAGATTGCAAACATGAATTTGAAACTGAAAACGTTTATACTCTATGCCCCGAATGTGATTCGTATAAAACCAATATTTTACAAGGAAGAGAAATGAAAGTAAAATCAATTTTAGTTGACTAA
- a CDS encoding prolyl oligopeptidase family serine peptidase: MKKLTLILILFLSSASVYAQNYITIQGKITDQNKTPLEYASIGIIGTTIGTVSNTEGVFIFKIPKKYKDKTLKISMLGYESFSIIVSNIKSNIINIQLPEKTYKISEVEVKPKDAKEIVRKAIEKIPINYPAKAINMDGFYREMTFENDTCVELAEAAYETYYRPYTDTYHWKEARDNYFSKGNFNRDEYFFFLFNPAWEINPHDRIKITESRASNLHHKHRFKVIPFGGPSGIIGYDWIKHRVSFKNGDFLKKHKFKLLGINEYDGKRVYKISAEPKLFTKTYHYILYIDFETHAFAKIEYYFPGIEFETNYYWTPALYKKRKRKCEDTRQHLYYKAVTNYKKIENKWYLNYIKQQSSFEYIFSKHYIYKKTQDKIKYNLQSELLINNIKTKDVKNIPDSTVFKNTFFNALYEYDLDYNRSFWESYNTIATTHVQDSIIKQLEKHQSIEQQFSEKFIKDDSLKAPIAKKIPFVNSNTNITDNYYWMQDLKNPEVLKYVEKENHYTKNFMLSLKKTKRNLFYEMIKRYEKNTAQIFRKKKNGEYEYYYKQEKGANYPNIYRKKIGKNTEEELILDVNKKAQYHPSYWAEITSISPDNSIFVYTEPITDGYDSRIILKNLNTGKNIDSLYKAGDIIWTKNKDEFLYTTWDETNRVDKLFKHKIGSEQINDELIYYEKNKLNNISLSLHDKKYLLLESSNDFYYNDVYLIKLSGKEIKLNKVADYKDGFSHFIKIKSDTLYSLTNEPGGKTVLYYSDITNSEQKNWEKIIQNTDNAFFADYMIFKKYIILIEKENMQSRFRIIDKKGKTIKILEFIEEETYSVGFKYKEDLPENTFRFYYTSLATPKKIYEYDIEKDVKIFINQEEIKGYIAKNYTTKLLWANSKDGVKVPLSIVYNKKRVKRNGKAPVLLTAYGSYGGSQYPTFSLIRLSLLDRGFIYAIAHVRGGSELGKKWHEDAMQLKKKNTFYDFIACAEHLIKEKYTSKGNIVAQGGSAGGLTMGVAANWKPELFNTIILNAPYIDILNTLTDTTAKFNSVEKGQLGDPEKKEAFKYIKSYSPYGNIAAQNYPNMLFTAGLNDTRVAYWHAVKSVAKLRALKTNNNTLLLKTDLYAGHNSYSGKYNFINFDAFIYAFILNNMGIKY; this comes from the coding sequence ATGAAAAAACTAACTTTAATACTAATTCTATTTTTATCTTCTGCATCAGTATATGCACAAAATTATATCACAATACAAGGAAAAATAACAGACCAAAACAAAACCCCCTTGGAATATGCATCAATCGGGATTATTGGTACAACAATAGGAACGGTAAGCAATACAGAAGGTGTCTTTATTTTTAAAATACCCAAAAAATATAAAGACAAAACCTTGAAAATTTCAATGTTGGGCTATGAAAGTTTCAGCATAATTGTTTCAAACATTAAAAGCAATATAATTAATATTCAACTCCCTGAAAAAACTTACAAAATTTCAGAAGTAGAAGTTAAACCGAAAGATGCAAAAGAAATTGTAAGAAAAGCTATTGAGAAAATTCCGATTAACTATCCTGCCAAAGCTATTAACATGGACGGCTTTTACAGAGAAATGACTTTTGAAAACGATACTTGTGTTGAATTAGCTGAAGCTGCTTATGAAACATATTACAGACCTTATACTGATACATATCATTGGAAAGAAGCAAGAGACAATTATTTTTCAAAAGGTAATTTTAATCGTGATGAATATTTTTTCTTTCTTTTTAATCCCGCATGGGAAATAAATCCGCATGATCGTATTAAAATTACTGAATCAAGAGCAAGTAATTTACATCATAAACACAGATTTAAAGTAATTCCTTTCGGAGGTCCGTCGGGAATTATCGGATATGACTGGATTAAACATAGAGTATCATTTAAAAACGGTGATTTCTTAAAAAAGCATAAATTCAAATTATTGGGCATTAATGAATATGACGGGAAAAGAGTTTATAAAATTTCAGCTGAACCAAAACTATTTACAAAAACATATCACTACATATTATACATTGATTTTGAAACTCATGCTTTTGCAAAAATAGAGTATTATTTTCCCGGAATTGAGTTTGAAACAAATTATTATTGGACTCCGGCATTATATAAAAAAAGAAAACGCAAATGCGAAGATACGCGACAACACCTGTATTATAAAGCGGTTACAAATTATAAAAAGATTGAAAATAAATGGTATTTGAATTATATAAAACAACAAAGTTCATTTGAATATATTTTCTCAAAACATTATATTTATAAAAAAACACAAGATAAAATCAAATATAACTTACAATCTGAACTTCTGATAAATAATATCAAAACAAAAGATGTTAAAAATATTCCTGACAGCACAGTCTTTAAAAATACCTTTTTTAATGCCTTATATGAATATGATTTAGACTACAATAGATCTTTTTGGGAAAGTTATAATACAATTGCAACAACACACGTACAAGACAGCATAATAAAACAATTAGAAAAACATCAATCAATAGAGCAACAATTTTCTGAAAAATTTATAAAAGACGACAGTTTAAAAGCTCCCATTGCAAAAAAAATACCTTTTGTTAACTCAAATACAAATATTACAGATAATTATTATTGGATGCAAGATTTAAAAAACCCGGAAGTATTAAAATATGTAGAAAAGGAAAATCATTACACAAAAAACTTTATGTTATCCTTAAAAAAAACTAAACGGAATTTGTTTTATGAAATGATAAAGAGGTATGAGAAAAATACTGCCCAAATATTTCGAAAGAAAAAAAACGGTGAATACGAATATTACTACAAACAAGAAAAAGGTGCTAATTATCCTAATATTTACAGAAAAAAAATCGGCAAAAATACAGAAGAAGAATTAATATTAGATGTGAATAAAAAAGCACAATATCATCCGAGTTATTGGGCGGAAATCACTTCAATCAGTCCCGATAATTCCATATTCGTATATACCGAACCAATAACAGACGGGTATGATTCAAGAATAATCTTGAAAAATTTAAACACCGGAAAAAATATTGACTCTCTGTACAAAGCAGGAGATATAATTTGGACAAAAAATAAGGATGAATTTCTTTATACAACATGGGACGAAACAAATAGGGTTGACAAACTTTTTAAACACAAGATAGGCTCAGAACAAATAAACGATGAACTAATTTATTACGAAAAAAATAAGTTAAATAATATTAGTCTTTCACTTCACGATAAAAAGTATTTGCTTTTAGAATCATCAAATGATTTCTATTATAATGATGTTTATTTAATCAAACTTTCCGGTAAAGAAATTAAACTCAATAAAGTTGCGGATTACAAAGATGGCTTTTCCCATTTTATAAAAATTAAATCAGATACATTATACAGCCTGACAAACGAACCGGGTGGCAAAACCGTTTTGTATTATTCTGATATAACAAATTCGGAACAAAAGAATTGGGAAAAAATAATACAGAATACCGACAATGCTTTTTTCGCAGATTACATGATTTTCAAAAAATATATAATCCTTATTGAAAAAGAAAATATGCAATCTCGTTTTAGGATAATTGATAAAAAAGGAAAAACAATTAAGATTTTAGAATTTATTGAAGAAGAAACATATTCCGTTGGCTTCAAATATAAAGAGGATTTACCTGAAAACACCTTCAGATTTTATTACACATCACTTGCAACACCCAAAAAAATTTATGAATATGATATTGAAAAGGATGTAAAAATATTTATAAATCAGGAAGAAATTAAAGGATACATCGCCAAAAACTATACAACTAAATTGCTTTGGGCAAATTCAAAAGACGGCGTAAAAGTACCTTTATCAATAGTTTATAATAAAAAAAGAGTAAAACGTAACGGCAAAGCACCGGTTTTATTAACTGCTTACGGAAGTTACGGAGGCAGTCAATATCCGACTTTTTCACTGATAAGATTATCATTGCTCGACAGAGGTTTTATATATGCAATTGCACATGTAAGAGGCGGTAGTGAACTCGGCAAAAAATGGCACGAAGATGCCATGCAACTTAAGAAGAAAAATACATTTTACGACTTCATAGCTTGTGCCGAACATCTTATTAAAGAAAAATATACATCAAAAGGAAATATCGTTGCACAAGGAGGAAGTGCCGGCGGCTTAACAATGGGGGTTGCTGCAAATTGGAAACCCGAATTGTTCAATACAATAATTCTAAATGCTCCCTATATTGATATCTTAAATACTTTAACAGATACAACAGCAAAATTTAACAGCGTTGAAAAAGGACAACTCGGAGACCCGGAAAAAAAGGAAGCATTTAAATATATAAAATCATATTCACCTTACGGCAACATCGCTGCACAAAATTACCCGAATATGCTTTTCACAGCCGGGCTTAATGATACAAGAGTTGCATATTGGCATGCTGTTAAATCAGTTGCAAAATTACGTGCTTTGAAAACAAACAATAACACATTACTGTTAAAAACAGATTTATACGCAGGTCATAACAGTTATTCAGGAAAGTATAATTTCATTAATTTTGATGCTTTTATTTATGCTTTTATTTTGAATAATATGGGTATAAAATATTAA